From Mycolicibacterium cosmeticum, a single genomic window includes:
- a CDS encoding condensation domain-containing protein, producing MQIGKITIGTIDDWAPSPGVVTSWHPTNAAMDKARQAPVSAVPVSYMQGQHIRGVYHQEAAGLDYSRQIIATCEVPGKCDIDAMNHAINAYLRRHDTYRSWFEYSGSGDIVRRTITDPDDIEFEPVNHGEITAEDARKHIVDIPSPLEWGCFSFGIVQSDDHFDFYASIDHVHGDAALIGITMLEAHGMYTSLTQSGQPMPLPEAGRFDDFCVKEREATANLTVDSPEVRAWIEFAENNNNSLPEFPLPLGNPSEPTVADMVGEILLDAEQTARFDAACTAAGTRFVGGLFACTAMVEHELTGAATYYGLTPRDTRRTSDNFMTQGWFTGLVPITVPIAATTFAEAAWSAQTSFDSGLNLARVPYYRVLELAPWLDNPRPNFPVSNFLHGGAAPLNAVLAAAEMGYSNNIGIYSDGRFSYQLTIYVFRYEAGTAMSVMFPDNPVAQKSVARYIATMKSVCEQVADTGDWGRFA from the coding sequence GTGCAAATCGGGAAGATCACCATCGGCACAATCGATGATTGGGCGCCGAGTCCGGGCGTGGTGACGTCCTGGCACCCGACAAATGCGGCCATGGACAAGGCCCGGCAAGCGCCCGTCAGTGCGGTGCCGGTCAGTTATATGCAGGGCCAACACATTCGCGGCGTGTACCACCAGGAAGCCGCGGGCCTCGACTATTCCCGTCAGATCATCGCCACCTGCGAAGTGCCTGGTAAATGTGATATCGACGCGATGAACCACGCCATCAACGCTTATCTGCGGCGGCATGACACCTATCGCAGCTGGTTCGAATACTCGGGTTCCGGCGACATTGTCAGACGTACCATTACCGACCCCGACGACATCGAATTCGAACCCGTCAACCACGGCGAAATAACTGCCGAAGACGCGCGTAAACACATTGTCGACATACCGAGTCCACTGGAATGGGGTTGCTTTTCGTTCGGCATTGTCCAGAGCGACGATCATTTCGATTTCTACGCCAGCATCGACCATGTTCACGGCGATGCCGCGTTGATCGGCATCACGATGCTCGAGGCGCACGGCATGTACACGTCGCTGACCCAGAGCGGGCAGCCGATGCCGTTGCCCGAAGCGGGCCGCTTCGACGATTTCTGTGTCAAGGAACGCGAAGCGACGGCGAACCTGACCGTCGATTCGCCGGAGGTGCGGGCTTGGATCGAGTTTGCTGAGAACAACAACAACAGCCTGCCCGAGTTCCCGCTACCGCTGGGTAACCCATCGGAGCCCACGGTGGCCGACATGGTCGGGGAGATACTGCTGGATGCCGAGCAAACGGCCCGGTTCGACGCGGCCTGTACCGCGGCCGGCACCCGCTTCGTCGGCGGCCTGTTTGCCTGCACCGCCATGGTCGAGCACGAGCTGACCGGCGCGGCAACCTATTACGGACTGACCCCGAGGGACACCCGGCGCACGTCGGACAACTTCATGACCCAGGGCTGGTTCACCGGCCTGGTGCCGATCACCGTGCCGATCGCCGCCACGACTTTCGCCGAAGCGGCGTGGTCGGCGCAGACGTCTTTCGATTCGGGTCTCAACCTGGCGAGAGTGCCCTATTATCGCGTGCTGGAATTGGCGCCGTGGCTGGACAACCCGCGCCCGAACTTCCCGGTTTCGAACTTCTTGCACGGTGGTGCGGCTCCGCTGAACGCGGTTCTCGCCGCCGCCGAGATGGGATATTCGAACAATATCGGAATTTACTCCGACGGCAGATTCTCCTACCAGCTGACCATCTACGTATTCCGGTACGAGGCCGGAACGGCAATGTCGGTGATGTTCCCGGACAACCCGGTGGCCCAGAAGTCGGTGGCGCGCTACATAGCAACCATGAAGTCGGTGTGTGAACAGGTGGCCGACACCGGGGATTGGGGTCGTTTTGCCTGA
- a CDS encoding MMPL/RND family transporter, producing the protein MRRLADFVVRFPYAVVGIWLALAVVLPLSFPSLNEMAQKHPLAMLPADAPSNVAARQMTEAFQEPGGDDLLLVVLTDENGLGPAHEATYRKLVDALRDDQQDVVMLQDFVGTPALRSFLTSKDNKSWVLPVGLAGALGTPQSYAAFNRVSEIVKQNTAGGPLEVHLTGPAATVADLTVAGQRDRLPIEIAIGVLVLVVLLVVYRNPITMLLPLTGIGVSLVIAQSVVAGLSQLTGLGVSNQAIILLSAIIAGAGTDYAVFLISRYHDYVRLGDSSDAAVRHALGSVGKVITASAATIGLTFLGISFARMGVFSTVGVSSAIGIGVAFLAALTLLPAILAIVGPRGWVTPRRELTARMWRRSGARIVRRPRLHLVASMLVLLLLAGCVGLARYNYDDRKAVPATDPSSVGYAALERHFDLNQSIPSYVLVRSPHDLRTPQALADLEQMAERIGQVPDIGMVSGITRPLGVVPQEFRATYQAGLVGDRLGTGSAMIADNMDDLNRLSKGADTLATGLGDVRGQVNGIAASIQQMVNAFSTMRGQYGGDKLVRNVEVGAKLVDSINKLGNSMGISVTAAKDMFGWVGPVLAALQGNVTCDLDPSCSETRVHFSRLAQARQDGTLDEINNLAGQLQSMQDKQSLNASLNQLGNAFTTITKLMKTMGLDSPAGAQATLGKIRQQADRSATGSREVATGVNQVVDQIQLMRSGLDQASAFLLSMKQNAAGPAMAGFNIPPEVLELPDFKAASKMFISPDGHSARYLVLTKLDPFSVEAMDQVNAIRDAAKGAQPNTSLADASISMGGYPAALRDTRDYYQADIRFIIAVTLIVVLLTLMLLLRSLIAPLYLVGSVVVSYFAALGIGVLVFQYLFHQPLHWTVPPLAFVVLVAVGADYNLLFASRLRDESPHGSRYGIIRTLSSTGGVITAAGLIFAASMWGLLFSSIGTVVQGGFVIGAGILLDTFVVRTITVPAIATLVGKANWWPSRVTAQGSSQA; encoded by the coding sequence GTGCGACGGCTAGCCGATTTCGTCGTGCGGTTCCCGTACGCGGTGGTCGGGATCTGGCTGGCGCTGGCGGTGGTGCTGCCGCTGTCGTTCCCCAGCCTCAACGAGATGGCCCAGAAGCATCCGCTGGCGATGCTGCCCGCCGACGCCCCGTCCAACGTGGCGGCCCGGCAGATGACCGAGGCGTTCCAGGAGCCGGGCGGCGACGATCTGCTGTTGGTGGTGCTCACCGACGAGAACGGACTCGGCCCCGCGCACGAGGCGACCTATCGCAAGCTGGTCGACGCGTTGCGCGACGATCAGCAAGACGTCGTCATGCTGCAGGATTTCGTCGGAACACCCGCGCTGCGTTCGTTTTTGACCAGCAAGGACAACAAATCCTGGGTGCTGCCCGTCGGCCTGGCCGGTGCCCTGGGCACGCCGCAGTCCTATGCCGCCTTCAACCGGGTGTCCGAGATCGTCAAACAGAACACCGCGGGCGGCCCGCTCGAGGTGCACCTGACCGGACCGGCCGCCACCGTCGCCGACCTGACCGTCGCCGGTCAGCGGGACCGCCTGCCGATCGAGATCGCGATCGGCGTGCTGGTGCTGGTGGTGCTGCTGGTGGTCTACCGCAACCCGATCACCATGTTGTTGCCGCTGACCGGGATCGGCGTCTCGCTGGTGATCGCGCAGTCCGTGGTGGCCGGGTTGTCGCAGCTGACCGGCCTCGGGGTGTCGAATCAGGCCATCATCCTGCTCAGCGCCATCATCGCCGGTGCGGGGACGGACTACGCCGTCTTCCTGATCAGCCGCTATCACGATTACGTGCGGCTCGGGGACAGCTCCGACGCCGCGGTGCGGCACGCGCTGGGTTCGGTGGGCAAGGTGATCACCGCGTCCGCCGCCACCATCGGCCTCACCTTCCTCGGCATCAGCTTCGCCCGGATGGGGGTGTTCTCGACGGTCGGAGTGTCCTCGGCGATCGGGATCGGCGTGGCGTTCCTCGCCGCCCTGACCCTGCTCCCGGCCATCCTGGCCATCGTCGGGCCGCGCGGCTGGGTCACCCCGCGGCGGGAACTGACCGCCCGGATGTGGCGGCGCTCGGGTGCGCGCATCGTGCGCCGGCCACGGCTGCACCTGGTGGCCAGCATGCTGGTGCTGCTGCTGCTCGCCGGCTGTGTCGGGCTGGCCAGATACAACTACGACGATCGCAAGGCCGTGCCGGCCACGGATCCCAGCTCGGTGGGGTATGCCGCGCTGGAACGGCACTTCGACCTCAATCAGTCCATCCCGTCCTACGTGCTGGTGCGCTCGCCGCACGACCTGCGCACCCCGCAAGCGCTGGCCGACCTGGAGCAGATGGCCGAACGCATCGGCCAGGTGCCCGATATCGGGATGGTCAGTGGCATCACCCGCCCGCTCGGCGTGGTGCCCCAGGAATTCCGGGCCACCTACCAGGCGGGCCTCGTCGGTGACCGGCTGGGCACCGGCTCGGCCATGATCGCCGACAACATGGACGACCTCAACCGGTTGTCGAAGGGCGCCGACACGCTGGCCACCGGGCTCGGCGACGTGCGCGGCCAGGTCAACGGCATCGCCGCCAGCATCCAGCAGATGGTCAACGCGTTCTCCACGATGCGTGGTCAGTACGGCGGCGACAAGCTGGTCCGCAATGTCGAGGTCGGCGCCAAGCTGGTGGACAGCATCAACAAACTCGGCAACTCGATGGGCATCAGCGTCACCGCGGCCAAGGACATGTTCGGCTGGGTGGGCCCGGTGCTGGCCGCGCTGCAGGGCAACGTCACCTGCGATCTGGATCCGTCGTGCAGCGAGACCCGAGTCCACTTCTCGCGGTTGGCGCAGGCACGCCAGGACGGCACCCTCGACGAGATCAACAACCTTGCCGGGCAACTGCAGTCGATGCAGGACAAGCAGTCGCTGAACGCCTCGCTGAATCAGCTCGGAAATGCCTTCACCACAATCACCAAGCTGATGAAGACGATGGGGCTGGATTCGCCCGCCGGTGCGCAGGCCACGCTGGGCAAGATCCGGCAGCAGGCCGACCGTTCGGCCACCGGTAGCCGCGAGGTCGCGACCGGCGTGAACCAGGTGGTCGATCAGATCCAGTTGATGCGGTCCGGGCTGGATCAGGCGTCGGCCTTCCTGCTGTCGATGAAGCAGAACGCGGCGGGCCCGGCGATGGCGGGCTTCAACATCCCGCCCGAGGTGCTGGAGCTGCCGGACTTCAAGGCGGCATCGAAGATGTTCATCTCGCCCGACGGTCACTCGGCGCGCTATCTGGTGCTCACCAAACTCGATCCGTTCAGCGTCGAGGCGATGGACCAGGTCAACGCGATCCGGGACGCCGCCAAGGGCGCCCAGCCGAACACCTCGCTGGCGGACGCGTCCATCTCGATGGGCGGCTATCCCGCCGCGCTGCGCGACACCCGCGACTACTACCAGGCCGATATCCGGTTCATCATCGCCGTCACCTTGATCGTGGTGCTGCTGACCTTGATGCTGCTGCTGCGCTCGCTGATCGCGCCGCTGTATCTCGTTGGCTCCGTGGTTGTTTCGTACTTCGCGGCGCTGGGAATCGGGGTCCTGGTGTTCCAGTACCTGTTCCACCAACCGCTGCACTGGACGGTGCCACCGCTGGCGTTCGTGGTGCTGGTCGCGGTGGGAGCGGACTACAACCTGCTGTTCGCGTCGCGGCTGCGCGACGAGTCGCCGCACGGCAGCCGCTACGGCATCATCCGCACGTTGTCGTCGACGGGCGGGGTGATCACCGCGGCCGGCCTGATCTTCGCCGCGTCGATGTGGGGTCTGTTGTTCTCCAGCATCGGTACGGTGGTCCAAGGCGGGTTCGTCATCGGTGCCGGGATCCTGTTGGACACCTTCGTCGTCCGCACGATCACGGTGCCCGCCATCGCTACGCTGGTCGGCAAGGCGAACTGGTGGCCATCACGAGTGACAGCGCAGGGGAGCAGCCAGGCATGA
- the pe gene encoding acyltransferase PE, which produces MKKLLAAATVVLTVSAMGPSGLGVAGADEPAPAPGAGTDTPTPRGTPGKAYALGGAHVLGIPYEEYIRRTGADWFPGLDRQIVDYPAGQVQGHTLERLFPGIGKLDDGFPGLGLDGPSIGESVDEGEGNVIRAIQAGGQGTAIGLSEGAMVLNAVKNRLANDPAAPPPDQLSFATFGDPLATHPFGQSFLRQNFPVGSVVPSLDFRMPPEVDSQYDTHQFISAYDSIADWPQRQDNFISVANAIVGLATGHTAVAFTSPKNVPPQNIVTTVNSRGAKTTTYLIPEQHLPLVIPFKYMGVDEDTLSRLDGVLKPYVDAGYTRNDNPLTAPVEVDPVHGYDPAAVTATASEAAFGSTGTDPLSQLMAGLQYVLDHNGR; this is translated from the coding sequence ATGAAGAAACTACTCGCCGCCGCAACCGTGGTGCTGACCGTGAGCGCCATGGGGCCGTCCGGTCTGGGCGTCGCCGGTGCCGACGAACCGGCCCCCGCGCCGGGTGCCGGGACCGACACCCCGACGCCGCGCGGCACACCGGGCAAGGCTTACGCCCTCGGCGGCGCGCACGTGCTGGGCATTCCCTACGAGGAGTACATCCGCCGCACCGGCGCGGACTGGTTCCCGGGCCTGGATCGCCAGATCGTCGACTACCCCGCCGGTCAGGTTCAGGGCCACACGCTTGAGCGGTTGTTCCCGGGCATCGGCAAGCTGGACGACGGTTTCCCCGGCCTCGGGTTGGACGGGCCGAGCATCGGCGAGTCGGTGGACGAGGGCGAGGGCAACGTCATCCGCGCCATCCAGGCCGGCGGTCAAGGCACGGCGATCGGGTTGTCCGAGGGCGCCATGGTGCTCAACGCGGTCAAGAACCGGCTGGCCAACGATCCGGCCGCGCCGCCGCCGGATCAGTTGTCCTTCGCGACCTTCGGCGATCCGCTGGCCACGCACCCCTTCGGCCAGAGCTTCCTGCGCCAGAACTTCCCGGTGGGCAGCGTGGTGCCGTCCCTGGACTTCCGGATGCCGCCCGAGGTCGACAGCCAGTACGACACCCACCAGTTCATCTCCGCCTACGACAGCATCGCCGACTGGCCGCAGCGGCAGGACAACTTCATCTCCGTCGCCAACGCGATCGTGGGCCTGGCCACGGGCCACACCGCCGTCGCCTTCACCAGCCCCAAGAACGTGCCGCCGCAGAACATCGTCACGACCGTCAACTCCCGGGGCGCCAAGACGACGACGTACCTGATTCCCGAGCAACACCTTCCGCTGGTGATCCCGTTCAAGTACATGGGCGTGGACGAGGACACCCTCAGCCGGCTCGACGGTGTTCTGAAACCCTATGTGGACGCCGGATATACACGTAACGACAACCCACTGACCGCGCCGGTCGAGGTGGACCCGGTGCACGGCTACGACCCCGCCGCCGTCACCGCGACGGCGAGTGAGGCCGCCTTCGGCAGCACCGGGACCGATCCGCTTTCACAGCTGATGGCCGGGCTGCAGTACGTGCTGGATCACAACGGGCGTTAG
- a CDS encoding AMP-binding protein translates to MSNASLLTFVQERASATPDDVAFTFTDYDVDPDGVPETLTWSQLHRRTVNAAREFEQYGAPGDRALIVAPQGLAYIVAFLGAMQAGFIAVPLSVPVPGSHDERVSAVVDDTSPVVVLTTAAVAEVAAQYVDDGAAVIAVVAVDALDLDAPVPVAAGPAEDPSGPDIAYLQYTSGSTRLPAGVMISHRNLQANFDQLMADYFAHRGGTLPEGAALVSWLPFYHDMGLMLGIAAPIFTGHPGDLLSPLAFLARPARWVQALARHRYSWSAAPNFAFDLTARRTTDAEMADLDLSGVLGIINGAERIHPPTLVKFTERFGRVGFRPEMVLPSYGLAEATVFVASGNNNRAPEAVEFDPERLVDGVAVRKPGGSPLMRYGLPSSPLVRIVDAETCRPCPDGTVGEIWTHGENVAAGYWRKPEQTGSAFGAALVDPPAGLPEAGWLRTGDQGFVSEGELFIVGRIKDMLIVRGRNYYPEDIEATVQQITRGRVAAIAVSDEQTEKLVTIIELKQTDDTGALAVVKSDVVAAISRAHGLHVADIVLVAPGSIPTTTSGKIRRAACVEHHRHGKFARLDA, encoded by the coding sequence ATGTCCAACGCGTCCCTCCTGACCTTCGTGCAGGAACGCGCCAGCGCGACCCCCGACGACGTGGCCTTCACCTTCACCGACTACGACGTCGACCCCGACGGTGTGCCGGAGACGTTGACCTGGTCGCAGCTGCACCGGCGCACCGTGAACGCGGCGCGGGAGTTCGAGCAGTACGGGGCGCCCGGTGACCGGGCACTGATCGTGGCACCGCAGGGGTTGGCCTATATCGTCGCGTTCCTGGGCGCCATGCAAGCCGGGTTCATCGCCGTGCCGCTGTCGGTGCCGGTGCCCGGCTCGCATGACGAGCGGGTCAGCGCGGTGGTCGACGACACGTCGCCGGTGGTGGTGCTGACCACCGCCGCGGTCGCCGAGGTGGCCGCCCAATATGTGGACGACGGCGCCGCGGTGATCGCGGTGGTCGCCGTCGACGCGCTCGATCTCGACGCGCCCGTCCCGGTCGCGGCCGGGCCTGCGGAGGATCCGTCGGGCCCGGATATCGCCTACCTGCAATACACCTCGGGGTCGACCCGGCTGCCGGCCGGTGTCATGATCAGCCACCGCAACCTGCAGGCGAACTTCGACCAGTTGATGGCCGACTACTTCGCCCACCGCGGCGGGACGCTTCCCGAGGGGGCCGCCTTGGTCTCGTGGCTGCCGTTCTACCACGACATGGGGCTGATGCTGGGAATCGCGGCCCCGATCTTCACCGGTCACCCCGGTGACCTGTTGAGCCCGCTGGCATTTCTGGCCCGACCGGCCCGCTGGGTGCAAGCCTTGGCCCGGCATCGGTATTCCTGGTCGGCCGCACCGAATTTCGCGTTCGATCTCACCGCGCGCCGCACCACCGACGCCGAGATGGCCGATCTCGACCTCAGCGGCGTCCTCGGCATCATCAACGGTGCCGAGCGAATTCACCCACCGACCCTGGTCAAGTTCACCGAACGCTTCGGCCGTGTCGGATTCCGCCCCGAAATGGTGCTGCCGTCCTACGGCCTCGCCGAGGCGACGGTGTTCGTCGCCAGCGGCAACAACAACCGTGCCCCGGAAGCCGTCGAGTTCGATCCCGAACGGCTGGTCGACGGCGTCGCGGTGCGCAAGCCCGGCGGCTCCCCCTTGATGCGGTATGGGCTGCCTTCGTCACCCCTGGTGCGGATCGTCGACGCCGAAACCTGCCGGCCGTGCCCGGACGGCACCGTCGGCGAGATCTGGACCCACGGCGAGAACGTCGCCGCCGGCTATTGGCGTAAGCCCGAGCAGACCGGATCGGCTTTCGGTGCGGCGCTGGTGGATCCACCCGCAGGACTGCCCGAGGCGGGCTGGCTGCGCACCGGCGATCAGGGATTCGTCTCCGAGGGCGAGCTGTTCATCGTGGGCCGCATCAAGGACATGTTGATCGTGCGGGGCCGCAACTACTATCCCGAGGACATCGAGGCGACCGTGCAGCAGATCACCCGTGGCCGGGTGGCGGCAATCGCCGTGTCCGACGAGCAGACCGAGAAACTGGTCACCATCATCGAACTCAAGCAGACGGACGACACCGGTGCGCTGGCCGTCGTGAAAAGCGATGTCGTTGCCGCTATTTCGCGTGCGCACGGCTTGCACGTCGCCGACATCGTGCTGGTGGCCCCCGGCTCGATCCCGACCACCACCAGCGGCAAGATCCGCCGCGCGGCGTGCGTCGAGCACCATCGCCACGGGAAGTTCGCCCGGCTGGACGCCTAA
- a CDS encoding GAP family protein: protein MWITLLVMAVAVSLEPFRIGMSVLMLNRPRPHLQLAAFLCGGFAMGLAVGLTVLFVIGSRLPQGHFTLPRVQIAIGALALAAALALAVTPARARTTPAWLARLLDGKSLWVAAVAGLGIALPSVDYLAVLAVIIASGAGAATQVSALIAFNVVAFALVEIPLLAYLVDPVRTGSVMTALNNWIRSRRRREVAGLLVVVGAVLLTAGLIGV from the coding sequence ATGTGGATAACCCTGCTGGTGATGGCCGTTGCCGTCAGCCTGGAACCGTTCCGGATCGGGATGTCGGTGCTGATGTTGAACCGGCCGCGCCCGCACTTGCAGCTCGCGGCGTTCCTGTGCGGTGGTTTCGCCATGGGTCTGGCGGTGGGACTGACGGTGTTGTTCGTGATCGGTTCGCGGCTGCCGCAGGGCCATTTCACGCTGCCCAGGGTCCAGATCGCGATCGGCGCGCTGGCCCTGGCCGCGGCGCTGGCGCTGGCCGTGACCCCGGCCCGGGCCCGCACCACGCCGGCGTGGCTGGCCCGGTTGCTCGACGGCAAGTCCTTGTGGGTGGCCGCGGTGGCGGGCCTCGGTATCGCGCTGCCGTCGGTCGATTATCTGGCGGTGCTGGCCGTGATCATCGCGTCCGGCGCCGGCGCGGCCACCCAGGTCAGCGCGCTGATCGCCTTCAATGTGGTGGCCTTCGCGCTGGTGGAGATCCCGCTGCTGGCGTATCTGGTGGATCCGGTTCGCACCGGTTCGGTGATGACCGCACTCAACAACTGGATCCGGTCGCGGCGCCGCCGTGAGGTCGCCGGCCTGCTGGTGGTCGTCGGTGCGGTGCTGCTGACCGCGGGCCTGATCGGGGTGTGA
- a CDS encoding arsenate reductase/protein-tyrosine-phosphatase family protein has product MHVLFVCTGNICRSPTGERLAAAAADAMKIPQFTAASAGTRAVVDHPMHPEAARVLESLGGDPSGFAARQLSPRIAGEADLLLTMTAAHRDAVLELAPRQLRKTFTLAEAAVLTAEYEPASVAELAALRPRLAAHQAADVPDPIGRDAAFFAATGARIFELMQPILTLCLRSS; this is encoded by the coding sequence CTGCACGTCCTATTCGTCTGTACCGGAAATATTTGCCGTTCTCCCACCGGCGAACGGTTGGCCGCGGCAGCTGCCGATGCAATGAAGATTCCACAATTCACGGCAGCCAGCGCCGGGACCCGCGCCGTCGTCGACCACCCGATGCACCCGGAGGCCGCCCGCGTTCTGGAGAGCCTCGGCGGCGACCCGTCCGGTTTCGCGGCGCGGCAGCTGAGCCCGCGCATCGCCGGCGAGGCCGATCTGCTGCTCACCATGACAGCCGCGCACCGCGATGCGGTGCTGGAACTGGCGCCACGGCAACTGCGCAAGACCTTCACGCTGGCGGAGGCCGCGGTGCTGACAGCCGAGTACGAGCCCGCCTCGGTCGCCGAACTCGCGGCGCTGCGACCGCGCCTCGCCGCCCACCAGGCCGCGGACGTCCCGGACCCGATCGGCCGCGATGCGGCGTTCTTCGCTGCGACGGGAGCACGGATTTTCGAGTTGATGCAGCCGATACTGACGCTGTGCCTGCGCTCGTCCTAG
- a CDS encoding polysaccharide biosynthesis tyrosine autokinase, whose translation MNLQDYARLLRTRWVTICLTTVAIVAAAVALTLLTTPLYQASTRLFVSTTTGGATATDLYQGNRLSQDRVLSYTQLLMGETLAQRTIDKLDLDMTAGQLREHVKATAKADTVLIDVAVVDESPVRARDIANALSDEFVVMVRELETPEDGARPYARVVVEQRAAIPSTPVSPKVLRNILAGLGLGLILGVGFALLRDLLDNTVKDRQTIEDITGVGVVGMIPLDKERKKEPAISFGNDSSAIAEALRKLRTNLQFLSVDNPPRVILVTSSLPGEGKSTTAINLALALAEADHNVVIVDGDMRRPMIAKYLGLVGSVGFSTVLSNQVTLSEALQESRFAGLTVLTSGAIPPNPSELLASQAAKKVLTDLRNQFDYVIVDSSPLLAVTDAAILAASSDGVLVMARAGQTKREQLAHAVGALTDVGASILGAVLTMVPARGSAAYGYKYTYSTYGSAQPSQPSSQDASTAPRPTGELKPAHSE comes from the coding sequence TTGAATCTTCAGGATTACGCACGGTTGTTGCGCACTCGCTGGGTGACCATATGCCTCACCACAGTGGCGATCGTCGCGGCGGCCGTGGCCCTGACGCTGTTGACCACGCCGCTCTACCAGGCCTCGACAAGGCTTTTCGTCTCCACCACGACGGGCGGTGCAACGGCCACCGATCTGTATCAGGGCAACCGCCTCTCGCAGGACCGCGTGTTGTCCTACACCCAACTCTTGATGGGCGAAACGTTGGCGCAACGCACCATCGACAAACTGGATCTGGACATGACGGCCGGTCAGCTGCGCGAACACGTCAAGGCAACCGCGAAGGCCGACACCGTCCTGATCGACGTCGCGGTCGTGGACGAATCGCCGGTGCGGGCCAGGGATATCGCCAATGCGCTGTCGGATGAATTCGTGGTCATGGTCCGTGAATTGGAAACCCCGGAAGACGGTGCCAGGCCGTACGCCCGAGTGGTCGTCGAGCAGCGGGCTGCCATACCCAGCACACCGGTTTCACCCAAGGTCCTCCGCAACATCTTGGCCGGCCTCGGTCTGGGCTTGATCCTGGGTGTCGGTTTCGCACTGCTGCGGGATCTCCTCGACAACACGGTCAAAGACCGGCAGACGATCGAAGACATCACGGGCGTGGGCGTCGTGGGCATGATCCCGCTGGACAAGGAACGCAAGAAGGAACCGGCGATCTCTTTCGGCAATGACAGTTCGGCGATCGCGGAGGCCTTGCGAAAACTCCGGACGAACCTGCAGTTCCTGTCCGTCGACAATCCGCCGCGGGTGATCCTGGTGACCAGTTCGCTGCCGGGAGAAGGAAAGTCGACGACGGCGATCAATCTGGCGCTGGCGCTGGCCGAGGCCGATCACAACGTCGTCATCGTCGACGGAGACATGCGCCGCCCGATGATCGCGAAGTATCTGGGTCTGGTCGGTTCGGTGGGCTTCAGTACCGTGTTGAGCAATCAGGTGACCCTGTCAGAAGCCTTGCAAGAGAGCCGCTTTGCCGGCCTGACCGTCCTCACCTCCGGTGCGATCCCGCCGAATCCGAGCGAACTACTGGCCTCACAGGCGGCAAAGAAGGTGCTGACGGACCTGCGCAACCAGTTCGATTACGTCATCGTGGACTCGTCGCCGCTGTTGGCCGTCACGGACGCCGCCATCCTGGCGGCGAGCTCCGACGGGGTGCTCGTCATGGCGCGCGCGGGGCAGACCAAACGCGAGCAGCTCGCCCACGCAGTCGGCGCGCTCACCGACGTCGGCGCATCGATCCTGGGTGCGGTCCTCACCATGGTGCCCGCACGGGGGTCCGCGGCCTACGGCTACAAGTACACCTACAGCACGTACGGCAGCGCGCAACCGTCGCAGCCGTCCAGCCAGGATGCGTCGACGGCGCCGCGCCCGACCGGCGAGCTGAAGCCGGCGCACTCCGAGTGA